A single Gasterosteus aculeatus chromosome 2, fGasAcu3.hap1.1, whole genome shotgun sequence DNA region contains:
- the aaas gene encoding aladin isoform X2, with protein sequence MCSLASFPPPLPSGQTTLCESNNELLSGTASEHPQKQESSPPSLYFPRESLKLHSRTESSSKAAFLDHSETLWMRSAAAWRDGGCTGLLDEITNSNSEVPKWLSVSSGFSLALLRWFSSFHGSMFPHLTLSSEDMLAEFSQVLNWSDCVVRAFAWHPHTDKFALALLDDSIKIYNPKSATTPTLKHRLQRSVAAVQWKPLCASALAVACQNCSLVWHVDPCSLSTRPSSGCAQVLSHPGHSPVTSIAWSPSGSLLLSASPMDTAMMVWDVASESCVPLQRVGGGGVTFLSWSPDGSHVLASTPSALFRVWETRMWTCERWPCVKGRCQSGCWSPDGSRLLFAVQGEAVIYAMTFSDKPGVPTCTLTGPQAAAAVADLSETTFNTAKGDITVGGEIQSLSWDPTGERLAVLLKGDPQAADRPAIIAVFKTRSNPIFELLPCGFVQGELDAEPRLMQFHPNFQHGALLTVCWSNGRITHVPFYFLSAGVPHFGLGGSPSLPRPQEGAADFANQSLFTELIS encoded by the exons ATGTGCTCTCTGGCGTCGTTCCCCCCTCCGCTGCCCTCGGGCCAGACCACTCTGTGCGAGTCCAACAACGAGCTGCTCTCCGGAACCGCCTCGGAACACCCTCAGAAACAG GAGTCCAGTCCTCCGAGTTTGTATTTCCCCCGAGAGTCTCTGAAGCTCCACAGTCGGACAGAAAGCAGCAGCAAGGCAGCCTTCCTGGACCACTCGGAGACCCTGTGGATGAGGAGTGCAGCCGCTTG GCGGGATGGTGGTTGCACAGGGCTGCTTGATGAAATTACCAACTCAAATTCAGAAG TGCCTAAATGGCTTTCAGTGAGTTCTGGTTTTTCACTGGCGTTGCTCCGATGGTTCTCTTCATTTCACGGCTCCATGTTTCCTCATCTCACA TTGAGCAGTGAGGACATGCTGGCTGAGTTTTCACAAGTGCTGAACTG GTCTGACTGTGTGGTGCGAGCCTTCGCCTGGCATCCCCATACAGATAAATTTGCTTTAGCCCTGCTAGACGACTCCATTAAGATCTACAACCCCAAAAG TgccaccacccccaccctgaAGCACCGTCTACAGAGGAGTGTAGCAGCAGTGCAGTGGAAGCCGCTGTGCGCGTCCGCGCTCGCTGTGGCTTGTCAAAACTGTTCACTGGTTTGGCACGTGGACCCCTGCTCACTCTCAACCAG GCCTTCGTCCGGTTGTGCTCAAGTTTTGTCTCATCCTGGTCACTCTCCGGTCACTTCCATCGCCTGGTCTCCGAGCGGATCCCTCCTCTTGTCAGCCTCGCCCATGGACACCGCCATGATG GTCTGGGATGTTGCTTCGGAGAGCTGTGTGCCACTTCAGCGTGTTGGAGGAGGTGGGGTCACTTTCCTTTCTTGGTCCCCTGATGGAAGCCATGTTCTGGCCTCTACACCTTCTGCCCTGTTCAG GGTTTGGGAGACGAGGATGTGGACCTGTGAGCGTTGGCCGTGTGTGAAAGGGCGCTGCCAG TCCGGCTGTTGGAGTCCAGATGGGAGTCGACTTCTTTTCGCCGTACAGGGAGAGGCGGTCATCTACGCTATGACTTTCAGTGATAAACCAG GCGTACCGACATGCACATTAACAGGGCcacaggcagcagcagcggtggcCGACCTATCAGAGACCACCTTTAACACAGCGAAAGGAGACATCAC AGTTGGTGGAGAGATCCAGTCTTTATCCTGGGACCCAACGGGGGAGAGGCTGGCAGTGCTTCTCAAGG GTGATCCACAAGCAGCAGACCGGCCCGCAATCATAGCCGTGTTCAAGACTAGATCCAACCCCATTTTTGAGCTTTTACCGTG TGGTTTTGTTCAAGGGGAGCTGGACGCAGAGCCGAGACTGATGCAGTTCCACCCAAACTTCCAGCACGGCGCTCTGCTCACTGTG TGTTGGTCCAATGGAAGAATTACCCACGTGCCTTTCTACTTCCTGAGTGCCGGCGTCCCACATTTTGGCCTCGGCGGCAGTCCGTCTCTGCCGCGTCCTCAAGAAGGGGCCGCGGACTTCGCCAATCAGTCGCTCTTTACCGAGCTCATCTCGTGA
- the aaas gene encoding aladin isoform X1, whose amino-acid sequence MCSLASFPPPLPSGQTTLCESNNELLSGTASEHPQKQESSPPSLYFPRESLKLHSRTESSSKAAFLDHSETLWMRSAAAWRDGGCTGLLDEITNSNSEVPKWLSVSSGFSLALLRWFSSFHGSMFPHLTLSSEDMLAEFSQVLNWSDCVVRAFAWHPHTDKFALALLDDSIKIYNPKSATTPTLKHRLQRSVAAVQWKPLCASALAVACQNCSLVWHVDPCSLSTRPSSGCAQVLSHPGHSPVTSIAWSPSGSLLLSASPMDTAMMVWDVASESCVPLQRVGGGGVTFLSWSPDGSHVLASTPSALFRVWETRMWTCERWPCVKGRCQSGCWSPDGSRLLFAVQGEAVIYAMTFSDKPAGVPTCTLTGPQAAAAVADLSETTFNTAKGDITVGGEIQSLSWDPTGERLAVLLKGDPQAADRPAIIAVFKTRSNPIFELLPCGFVQGELDAEPRLMQFHPNFQHGALLTVCWSNGRITHVPFYFLSAGVPHFGLGGSPSLPRPQEGAADFANQSLFTELIS is encoded by the exons ATGTGCTCTCTGGCGTCGTTCCCCCCTCCGCTGCCCTCGGGCCAGACCACTCTGTGCGAGTCCAACAACGAGCTGCTCTCCGGAACCGCCTCGGAACACCCTCAGAAACAG GAGTCCAGTCCTCCGAGTTTGTATTTCCCCCGAGAGTCTCTGAAGCTCCACAGTCGGACAGAAAGCAGCAGCAAGGCAGCCTTCCTGGACCACTCGGAGACCCTGTGGATGAGGAGTGCAGCCGCTTG GCGGGATGGTGGTTGCACAGGGCTGCTTGATGAAATTACCAACTCAAATTCAGAAG TGCCTAAATGGCTTTCAGTGAGTTCTGGTTTTTCACTGGCGTTGCTCCGATGGTTCTCTTCATTTCACGGCTCCATGTTTCCTCATCTCACA TTGAGCAGTGAGGACATGCTGGCTGAGTTTTCACAAGTGCTGAACTG GTCTGACTGTGTGGTGCGAGCCTTCGCCTGGCATCCCCATACAGATAAATTTGCTTTAGCCCTGCTAGACGACTCCATTAAGATCTACAACCCCAAAAG TgccaccacccccaccctgaAGCACCGTCTACAGAGGAGTGTAGCAGCAGTGCAGTGGAAGCCGCTGTGCGCGTCCGCGCTCGCTGTGGCTTGTCAAAACTGTTCACTGGTTTGGCACGTGGACCCCTGCTCACTCTCAACCAG GCCTTCGTCCGGTTGTGCTCAAGTTTTGTCTCATCCTGGTCACTCTCCGGTCACTTCCATCGCCTGGTCTCCGAGCGGATCCCTCCTCTTGTCAGCCTCGCCCATGGACACCGCCATGATG GTCTGGGATGTTGCTTCGGAGAGCTGTGTGCCACTTCAGCGTGTTGGAGGAGGTGGGGTCACTTTCCTTTCTTGGTCCCCTGATGGAAGCCATGTTCTGGCCTCTACACCTTCTGCCCTGTTCAG GGTTTGGGAGACGAGGATGTGGACCTGTGAGCGTTGGCCGTGTGTGAAAGGGCGCTGCCAG TCCGGCTGTTGGAGTCCAGATGGGAGTCGACTTCTTTTCGCCGTACAGGGAGAGGCGGTCATCTACGCTATGACTTTCAGTGATAAACCAG CAGGCGTACCGACATGCACATTAACAGGGCcacaggcagcagcagcggtggcCGACCTATCAGAGACCACCTTTAACACAGCGAAAGGAGACATCAC AGTTGGTGGAGAGATCCAGTCTTTATCCTGGGACCCAACGGGGGAGAGGCTGGCAGTGCTTCTCAAGG GTGATCCACAAGCAGCAGACCGGCCCGCAATCATAGCCGTGTTCAAGACTAGATCCAACCCCATTTTTGAGCTTTTACCGTG TGGTTTTGTTCAAGGGGAGCTGGACGCAGAGCCGAGACTGATGCAGTTCCACCCAAACTTCCAGCACGGCGCTCTGCTCACTGTG TGTTGGTCCAATGGAAGAATTACCCACGTGCCTTTCTACTTCCTGAGTGCCGGCGTCCCACATTTTGGCCTCGGCGGCAGTCCGTCTCTGCCGCGTCCTCAAGAAGGGGCCGCGGACTTCGCCAATCAGTCGCTCTTTACCGAGCTCATCTCGTGA
- the map3k12 gene encoding mitogen-activated protein kinase kinase kinase 12, giving the protein MSGTCIHEPRAPSPSLSGFSTPISEPPYQRLNGDTPACTPETDLTPTQCVLRNVLSIDTGGPGAPSGSSPTPSDGTSAHFDNSVLKLHEHEACQCGGGGGGAEAGHSPEAGAVRGQSENIRLQSGSGGFLEGLFGCLKPVWTMIGKAYSTEHKHSHEESWEVPFEEISDLQWVGSGAQGAVFLGKFHGDDVAVKKVRDIKETEIKHLRKLKHPNIITFKGVCTQAPCYCILMEYCAQGQLYEVLRAGRKITPSLMVDWSMGIAGGMNYLHLHKIIHRDLKSPNMLITHDDLVKISDFGTSKELSDKSTKMSFAGTVAWMAPEVIRNEPVSEKVDIWSFGVVLWEMLTGEVPYKDVDSSAIIWGVGNNSLQLPVPESCPDGFKILLRQCWNCKPRNRPSFRQILLHLDIASADVLSTPQETYFKSQAEWREEVKQHFEKIKSEGTCIHRLDEELINRRREELRHALDIREHYERKLERANNLYMELSAVMLQLELKEKELQRREQSLDKKYPGLFKHHSTRQSSSSNTMDKLIKKRNVPQKMPSGKRPDILKSEMIIPKMDSSVMQVPACPNRSSTSPSRSRRVKTRHRKPGKGSSGDLAGLKANQSSPNRDTTAQVNSCNAPKQLPEPSAALQLSSSSPDLICATLEAEGQGHGAPSAGGLERGGSLSASAGLGGSVAGAAGLDDLAETPPRSDTLSEDAASFPFSSSPDSPCGRGGAAAGRGSPGSPRLPHDGEDKEEGAGALRLPRGASGGVGSQHLTPSAILYRAAISRKQRRGVSSEEEEGEVDSEVELPRRRRPTSITKCQSVSTFSSENLSVSDGEEGHTTDHSHSGTPDVVSTNTDDRLDDRSDDLLSQGSEIPADNTDPAQASDGAPGPDKPQLDVGQNPNESRALCDDSDCDSAELDQSGSGEPSRPPSAGAWASPSQPYQGSPQPPATGPP; this is encoded by the exons ATGAGTGGGACCTGTATCCATGAGCCCCGtgccccttccccctccctgtCAGGCTTCAGCACCCCCATCTCAGAACCCCCCTATCAAAGACTCAATGGAGACACCCCCGCCTGCACCCCCGAAACGGACCTGACCCCCACACAGTGTGTCCTCCGCAACGTGCTGTCCATCGACACCGGTGGACCGGGGGCACCGAGCGGCAGCAGCCCCACTCCCAGCGATGGAACCTCAGCCCACTTTGATAACAGCGTGCTGAAGCTACATGAACATGAGGCCTGCCAgtgcggcggcggtggcggcggcgccGAGGCGGGCCACAGTCCAGAGGCTGGGGCCGTGCGCGGCCAGTCGGAGAATATTCGGCTCCAATCGGGGAGTGGAGGTTTTTTGGAGGGACTTTTTGGCTGCCTAAAACCGGTCTGGACCATGATTGGAAAGGCCTACTccactgaacacaaacacagccatgAAG AGTCCTGGGAGGTTCCTTTTGAGGAAATCTCCGATCTGCAGTGGGTGGGCAGCGGGGCACAGGGGGCCGTCTTCCTCGGCAAGTTCCACGGAGACGACGTGGCCGTGAAGAAAGTGCGGGACATCAAGGAGACGGAGATCAAACACCTGCGCAAACTCAAGCACCCCAACATCATCACTTTCAA ggGCGTGTGCACCCAGGCTCCTTGTTACTGTATCTTGATGGAATACTGTGCCCAAGGGCAGCTGTATGAGGTGCTGAGGGCGGGCCGCAAAATCACCCCCTCCCTCATGGTTGACTGGTCCATGGGCATTGCAGGTGGCATGAActacctccacctccacaaaaTCATCCACCGAGACCTCAAGTCTCCCAA CATGCTGATCACACACGACGACCTGGTGAAGATCTCAGACTTCGGCACCTCGAAGGAGCTCAGTGACAAGAGCACCAAGATGTCTTTTGCAGGCACCGTGGCTTGGATGGCTCCGGAGGTCATTCGGAATGAACCTGTGTCGGAGAAGGTGGACATCTG GTCCTTTGGAGTGGTGCTGTGGGAGATGCTAACTGGAGAGGTCCCTTACAAAGATGTGGACTCATCTGCCATCATCTGGGGTGTGGGAAACAACAGCCTCCAGCTGCCCGTTCCTGAGAGCTGCCCGGACGGCTTCAAGATCCTCCTCAGACAGTGCTG GAACTGCAAGCCGAGGAACAGGCCGTCGTTCCGTCAGATCCTTCTTCACCTGGACATAGCGTCAGCCGATGTGCTGTCCACTCCACAAGAGACGTACTTCAAGTCTCAG GCCGAATGGCGAGAAGAGGTGAAACAGCACTTTGAGAAGATTAAATCTGAGGGCACTTGTATCCACCGACTCGACGAGGAGCTGATCAACCGACGCAGAGAGGAACTCAG GCATGCTTTGGACATTCGCGAGCACTATGAGAGGAAGCTGGAGAGAGCGAACAACCTCTACATGGAGCTCAGCGCGGTCAtgctgcagctggagctcaAAGAGAAAGAGCTGCAGAG GAGAGAGCAGTCGTTGGATAAAAAGTACCCGGGTCTGTTCAAGCATCACAGCACCAGGCAGAGCAGCTCGTCCAACACCATGGACAAGCTCATCAAGAAGAGGAATGTCCCACAGAAGATGCCCTCGGGAAAGAG GCCGGACATCCTCAAGTCTGAGATGATCATTCCCAAAATGGACTCCTCCGTGATGCAGGTACCAGCCTGCCCCAACAGGAGCTCCACGTCCCCCAGCCGGTCTCGGAGGGTAAAGACCCGCCATCGCAAGCCCGGGAAGGGCAGCAGCGGGGACCTGGCCGGACTCAAGGCCAATCAGTCCTCCCCCAACAGGGACACGACTGCCCAGGTCAACAGCTGTAACGCCCCCAAGCAGCTCCCGGAGCCCTCCGCCGCCCTGCAGCTGTCCTCCTCCAGCCCCGACCTCATCTGCGCCACGCTGGAGGCCGAGGGGCAGGGACACGGGGCGCCCTCCGCGGGCGGGCTGGAGAGAGGGGGCAGCCTCAGCGCCTCCGCGGGGTTGGGCGGCTCGGTGGCGGGGGCGGCCGGTCTGGACGACCTGGCGGAAACGCCGCCGCGCAGCGACACGCTGAGCGAGGACGCCGCGTCGTTCCCCTTCTCCAGCAGCCCGGACTCGCCGTGCGGGAGGggcggggcggcggcggggcggGGCTCCCCGGGATCTCCCCGCCTGCCTCACGACGGGGAGGATAAAGAGGAGGGGGCCGGCGCTTTGAGGCTGCCCCGCGGGGCGTCCGGGGGGGTCGGCAGTCAGCACCTCACTCCTTCAGCCATTCTGTACCGGGCAGCTATCTCACGCAAACAG AGGCGCGGAGTGTcatcagaagaggaggagggtgaagtcGACAGCGAGGTCGAGTTACCACGGAGACG GCGTCCGACGAGCATCACCAAGTGCCAGTCGGTGTCCACCTTCAGCTCGGAGAACCTGTCGGTGTCGGATGGCGAGGAGGGCCACACCACCGACCACTCGCACAGCGGCACCCCCGACGTGGTCAGCACCAACACGGACGACAGGTTGGACGACCGCAGCGACGACCTCCTCTCTCAGGGGTCGGAGATCCCGGCGGACAACACTGATCCGGCGCAGGCTTCCGACGGGGCGCCGGGACCGGACAAACCTCAGCTGGACGTCGGGCAGAATCCCAACGAG agtcGGGCGCTGTGCGATGACTCCGACTGCGACAGCGCCGAGTTGGATCAGTCGGGTAGCGGCGAGCCGAGTCGCCCCCCCAGCGCCGGGGCGTGGGCGTCTCCGTCTCAGCCCTATCAGGGGTCCCCACAGCCCCCCGCCACAGGACCCCCATAG